The DNA segment TTTCTGCTTtaagaatttcttaaaaaattaaaatacaatgaaAACTCTATTAAAGGGATACTCTATTAAgaggacgctctattaagctgACGCTCTATTAAACGTACACTCTATTAAGCGGGCGCTCTATTAACCGGACACCTCCATTAATCATGCACATTGCCCGGTTTTGTTGTATGAGCTATTTACTGGTCAGAAAGCATGCTTCCCAAAGTGTCCGCTTATGAGTGGTttcactgtacatatgtatatggggtattccataccaaatcaaccacttttgaacccgacccctttagattttgcttaaacttatccatccttttctaccctttgaaaaacatttttgagaattttttcaaaattttttgtccaacttcaaaaaagttatgaatttttcaaaaacatggctctttattttcaaatagccataacttttgtagaaattgacttttggggacatttttttgaacaattaaatattatcaTCGCGCATTATGAGAGATTATTCATGCTCGCTCGTATTCGATAAGTTCACTGCCCACAGTTTGGAATTGAAAAGTTATTAAACGCATTAGTTTCATATTAGAATTACTTTTACACTATATTGTCCCTAGAATACCCAAAGTCATTGCATTTTCACATAGAAAAGATTGAATAAATCAATTGGACATTTGAAGCGTAATGCAAATTAAGTATGagaacatttataaaatttctttccaCTTGCCGTCTTGTGCTTAAAGTGAGAAACTGTTTtagaattttgccaaaaatctcaaaaaataaatatttttcaaaaagaaaaacaaatttttcgccaatttccgaaaaaatttgatcaaaatagtgaaaaaacttattctaaacttaaaaaaaatcaagctttctttaaaaaaacacatacatgtatTCAAAATTGCTAAGACACCCTTTATTACAAAAGAGTTAAGCAGAAAATAACAGCAAAGGGCTATTTCACAAATCAAACTTtataaatttggtttttatattattattattatattatttgttatgcTTTGTCGATATGGAATTTACCGTCAAATCAAACTTTGAGTAtgatatttctatattttttaaattagaacTCATTACTGAGTGAAGGTAACaaatatgttactcatacgcagtgtcATACTTTCAAAGCAAACAGAAAAGTGCGCTGTAGCATTGGACACCAAATCACTTTTAAATCCGttaaaacacatatacatatgtttttttcatCATTGTAATATTTGTTTTGCCACCGTAAACAAACCGCTCAATGTTCAGTCGCCTGTAAACCAAAAAACTATCAGTCATACAATACAAACGGCAGCGGCCAAGCAGCGATTAGAATTGTTGAAGAGCATATGCGCAAATTTATGATTGATGGGTATTTACGCAAAGCATAAGCGACGCtcacaaatcaaaaatatatttgtatttcgtACGTGTAGCCCACGCCACCGTGTGCTGCTCGCGGGCAACGGAAGCGGTTAATGTTAAAAGTCAACGAAAAAGTGCGTGAATTATGGCAGTAGGTGCCAAAGGGAGTTGGAAACAGCTATCAatcatgaaatattttttcttgcgaCACTTCCCGCAACTGCATATAAAccatgaaatatttttggtaacttTTTGCAGTAACTCTTTTTGGGGAAAATGaacttttatagtttttgtacGCCCTCTGACATTTCATTTTAAGCTTAGCTAAACTCATATGCGCTGTGCTATTTCccaacacacacgcatatacatatgtatataatagtcATGGCAACTTGTGTCGGTGCACTTCGGCAACCATTTAATAAATGTGAAAAGTTACCACATTCCAAATGATGCTTTCAAAAATGAATTTCGCAACTCGCtacttgttggttttgttgttgttgtttttgtatttttgttgttgttatttttgtattttgtgttatttttgtttttgtattatttgttgttattgtttttttagtattacttgttgtttttgttttcgtggTATCTGTGCTGGCCGCAAGCAACACCAACATTTCATTACAATTCGGTGTAATAGTCGGGCTTTAGTTGCTGACACAAATACACAGCGCGTAGAAATTGGAGAGTACTGAATAGAACTCGTTGCATAGAAGGTGGGTGTTTGTTggattttgttgtatttattttgtaattatttattcttactttttttgcttttttgttttgtgtttttcttcaTTAGTGCTGCttttgttggtggtgttgttaGAGTTCCATTATCTAGTGGTGATTGTTTGTTGGCTATTTTGTGGCCTTAACGCCACTCGCTCGGCTGTCAGCAGACAGCGCCTCTCACAAAGCACGTTTGctacattttatttcaattaagcaCAAAATTTCTCCGAACAATTTCGCTTTCATTTGTAAATTGCCGCGCTTCTTTTTCGACTGTCTGCCTGCTCGCTATCGCTTGCGCTGTCATTAGCGtggattttaattatttgctttgtATTACAGCCCTACTTATTAGTATTTCTGCCATATCTATTTCGCCAAATATTTGTCCATTATTACTTTCGTCATTTCTACTGTGTCTTTTTGCctactgtttgttgttgtgtttggttTGTTTGCAATGCTTTATCAAATACGCTACTAATTATAATAAGTATAATACATTACATTTGCcattacaaatttcaatttgcacaaatatttcttcaaatatttgcgCCAGCTAATATCGCTTTGTGTTTGTTCAAATTtatagtttgttgttgttttatgcaCATTGAAATTAATAGTGTTTTctattttgcttttcaatttgCATTCTCATTAAATtcttttaccatttttatacttttgttgtatttgcattACATTTGTTTGGGTTTTCATTACATAAATTTATTCTACGCTACTTTGGTTCGCCATTTATTTTCCCATATCGGCCACAAGCGCAAATTTATGTCGCTTGGCAGCGTTGccatatatttgcataaatttgctGCAGCCccaattcaatttaaaatcatttttacttaattttagttttgtatttatttatttttttttgttttctttaattaaatgcTAAGACCCGTACTAATATTAGTTCAATActtgtatttcatttattttatatcaacatagttttatttgcataagtttgtttgcaattttattttctaccCTCCTATAAATGATATAATTTGCTACtttcatttcgtttttaaatatttggcatTCGTTTACAAAGTGTCGCAAACAGTCGTGTTAAGTTCGTCATTACGCCTAGTTTTTGGAAATGTAAGCTTAGTGTGAaatgcatacgtacatacattaaGCTCGGTGCAGCAACCACCAtgattcattaatttttttttttaatttttaaattaattaaaattaattaaaatttttttttaaattattatctttttttatttttaaataattaatttttaaattttaaattttaaattaattttttttttaaaattttaaattaaataaatttttttttaattttaaattaattaaattttttttaatttcaaataattaattttttttctttaaaattaaattaattaaatatttttttaactcattaatttttttttttttattttaaaatttaaatatttttttttaattaaaaaaattaatgaaaaatttgttttaaaaattaacaaaataatataaattttttttaatattttttagcttaAAAAATGGTTACTCAGTTCTTTGAATATTTCACGAAAGTAATATATTGGTCCTGCAAAGGTAAAAAATTGTCAATTGAAGACTGTGCTTTGTATAAAAGGTTgttgagatatttttatttcgttttctttcAAACAGCATCTACAACTGGAATTCGATAAGGTACTCAGTTTACCACGTAAATTCCGAAATGGCAATGACCATTTAGAACCTTTACAGCTAGAAACAGCTAACGTTATTGATTGCGAAGAGATTACTAGATCTCTTCGGGTGGCGACAGCGCAAGAATTAACGCTAACCCAATGTTGGCCAAACTCTCATAAAGTCAAACTATTAATTCAGTAGTAGAACGCTATCGTATTTGGAGCTTCGTCCCATTCTATTGATAGCGGAGCTAAGGTGCTTTTTCCTGGCAGCTCGTGAACTTCACAGTTGCCTGAGATTACGCTGTGACCTAGTCTCATCACCAAGAGACTTGATGCGCGATTATGTTTTAGATTATTTCATGACATGCAAAGAAAATGAGAGCTCGCATTTTTCATACCAAAATTCTAAAACTGGTTTTAGCCCAAATCTTTTCACTTTTGATACTTACTCAAATTTGGCGGCACTATGTTCAGGAAGAAAGTAATAGGTGTCGTGTGAACTTCTTAGCCCTCTTTTATGGAACGTAATGTATGAAGGGGtgctaaggagacaccaacAAAAAGCTGTTAAAATAATTGCATACGCAGAAGACCTTATTGTGGCAGTAGTGACTAAACACCTAAATGATccggagcaaatgcaatgagttCATAAATGGGTCTCTTCAATGAGATTAGAACCGGCTAAGCAAACAGAAGTCTTGCTTTTAagtactgaaaaaaaaaatggagaaaagTATAACTCTCACCATAGAGAAGTGTATCATTCGCAGCCTTTGGGAGTAATAATAGACTTGGGCTCAAATTTAAGGATCACCTAGAGTATACTGCAGGTAAAGCGAATACAATTTTAAACGTATTTTTATGGACGATGGCAAAGAAAGACTGCGTGCGTTCTAGGCGGTGATATTTACTTGCAAAGGTAAATGAGATCGGTTGTATTATATagtatgcggctccaatatggatccaggcgtTAGGCATTAAAGCGTTTTTCCagtacaagggaaaaacttagAGTTACACTCGATAGTAGTTTTACTGTGaaaaatttgacgacactcatgtgtcagtccactgagaactggaaagctgtcagcgaagcggcagcctcAATCATGACAATACAATGACACATATGGAATAGATTAGGCGTGCATCAGTCCGTgccatagaggagacttaaatgccTTATCACTTCCACGgagtaatacttaatcaggtgATTCCGAGGGAGAGTCTAGAGcagggagtaggttaggtttagcggattgaagttccgcactccggctttttATGTTGCTATATTGTGACTGAGAACGTAAACGCAAATCTGAGACAACATATCGATTCAAAGGAGTTGTTTATGGAAATATATCGTGGATATTTTATTAACTAAATACCTTGAACTGACTCAATATATGATATGGTGTATGTACGCTTGAGGAGTAATATGCTCAATGTTGACTAAAGTACATGCACTTAACGTCAACTGCTCTCCAACCATCTGCTTTTAATAATCCTACCAATCAAGTGTATATTGAttcaaatggattttttttttaatgtttcataAAAGTACAACTCGGGCTCAGTAAGTTAATTGTAGTTTGATATTACTAAAGATCATCAACATCATTTCCTGTAACGAACGCTGCAGTATAGTGCCTCAACTCACCTCTTGACTCTAGAGATGCCaagttgaaatttatttttgttatcaaaACTTGCACTTTATGACTTTCGATAAAACATCTAGCGGCCGGAGGCTGTAAACTAGGATCACTTAAAATTGTGTAACAGATTAAACGcttgccacaacaacaaaaatttcgcaaatgACAAAAGGAAAGCAGTAGAGCACTCAAGGCATCTTGAGTGTTTACGTGTTGCGAGCGCAGGTTGGCATTCTAAACTTTAATTGCTCCCCATTTGCAGAGCTTtagcttttttataaaaaaaaccatcCAATGTCAGCTTAGTACATTGAGTACTTGCTGGTTTATAGAGCCGGCCAGCTAATTACCTGCATGCGTGGCTTTAAGTGAAAAAGTTGATGTCACTTTCATCTATAGGCAAGTGCACatatcttatattttattttaattgccaCACGTTTTggtgcttaaaataaatataagcaaACGCTTAgccatttatatatttgtatgtatgtatgtatgcattttcccACTTTACTTACGGTAAGTATTTACGCAGTTTTCtgctttgcttttatttcgCACATTCCACGGAGCAAATACAACATAAATGTTGCacgtgtgtgtttgcgtgtgtctAACTATTTAAGTGTACATATATTGTGAGATACATTTCTTGTCTTGACATGCATTAACTGTATTTTTTGCTTTACACCACGTACAATATGGATGCTTTGACCTTCCCGTGCCACTAAAGGCGGTAGAAACAAGTTGCCGCTGGCTGAGTGTTATTTAGCACGAGTGTGGCACGTTGcaagttgtaataaaaaatggaaaaaaatacagCTCTGAGTATGGCTAATGGCACACACGCGctcatttgtgtgtgtgtggcagcgCAGAGAATTGTTTGCAATGACATGTTGCTTCGCATTGTGGCAAAGTTATGTTGCAGAAGACTAGCTCGCTGAATGGCTTGGGGGTATGAGTTGCCTGCGGTTATGTGCGCTGCTTTCTCACCATTTTCTTACAGCTTTGTGGCATATCCTTTTTATGATCGGCTGCTTTCTCACTACTTTCTTCACTTGCTTTGTCTCCACGCCAACAAATCTCTCACATACACATGCAACATGACAAGCGAACGCCGCTGCTACTTACAATCTAAAAAAATGCGTACTTAAAATCGACGACTGTTGCTCaactgccacaacaacaacaacaactgctgttTGGCCACCATCAACTGCTTATTCgcgcacaaaaacaaattcattATAGTGATTCCATCGGTTCTCCTCTGTGTCCACACCGGGTTTGGGTTCCGCCACCGAACCCGCCGTACCCGAACCACAACTGCCCGCCATGCGGAAGCCACGCTCGTGCAGCATATCGAAAGCCTGCTCGATGAAACAATGCTTGAGGAAGAAGCGTGATGTGTAACGATCCGGACCACCATGATCGGGATCGCGCGACTCATTCAAGGTATCACCGAAAATTTCGCGACACAACGCCACACGCCCGCACACCAGTATACGTGAGAGTTTGCGAAACTTCACATCGGCCAGTCCGTCCTTGCCGAACTGGAAGCTGCCGCGATAGCCGATAGTGATGCAGCCGGGGGCACGCATATCGCTGGCGTTGCGTAGGCACTCCAACATGCCGGTCAATTTGAAGTGTTCCGCTTCGCGCTGTAGGCGTTGCTTCTCGCGGAAGCCCTCCGGCAGGCTGAGCTGCTTATCGCGCAAATAGTCCAGTATGTAGCGGAAGAGTACGCCATCGCGGTCCAGAAAGTAGCGTCCTTTGTTGTCCTTCACCAGTGCGTCGGTGTTGCTGAAGAGTTCGTGCAGCTGTGAGGACTTCTCCTGCAGCAATGTGTCCAGCACGGTGGTGTAGTGTACGCCACCAACATTCAGCTCAATCACTTCGGTCATATTGTATTGCGGTGCTTTAGTGGAAGTGTAGTCAGGGAAGCGTATTAGTTGTtgatattcatatattttgaaaataattattttttgtatataatgaATTCGATTTATGCACTTTTTTAGCTGAGTCTTCACGTCACTTTTAGCAGCGTTATAGACACTTgtgtttaatttcaataaaaatgtgttttattttattttaatatctcaaataaaataatttttatttttattatttaattgttttttctatttttttgtttaattctcATCACTTCTTCACGTCTGAGTTCGCATATGGTAGTAGCGTCacgatttttctaatttatatagACATCAAGTCAGCTATGCGCTCAGCATCCTCCACCTGCAGCTGTGCACCGTTCAATGCTGACTGTTCGCTTTTGTATCTACACTCTTGCTTTAAACTACAGCCAATTGCACTGGCTGCTCTTCTCAGACAAATACTTGGGTTATCACTGCACTTCAGCTGGCTTTTACGTTGCACGcttatttttcgtttaattttatgttgctgatttttaatattgatgCACAGGTAACTAAATTGAATCACTCAGCTCATACACTTATAtcaagtttatatatattttctatttcattgaaattttttttcttatcgcCCGCTGGTCAGTAGCGCCTGTTTAACTGAAACGTCTACTGACGTTGAACTCTCGAGCTGAACTGAATGGAAACTGGACCGTCTGCTGGCTCTGTTAccttatacacacatacatataacactAACGTACACATAAATagtagacacacatacatatatatattttaaacacaaCCACATGTACTCATATTTCACATAAATTACATTCATTGCTTCAAAATATGCCTGTGCTGTGTGTCAgccactgcgtatacgcaacgtCCATGAACAGCAAGCAAGTTGGCGAAATTGTTTATCGCATTCTCTCTTATTCTCTCTCGCTCACTCTCTTCATCAATTACAATTGCGAGCCCATTGCTGAATGCTTTGGCTCAGTGTCAGCTGTGCGCTTCTCTCTTCAGCgctgttttgtttatttctttttaacttCTTCCTTTTTCTACTTTTacgtttttgctattttaatcTGGTTCCCGCCCCGCTGGTTAACAAGTGGTCAAGTGTTTACAAAGTCAAGGATTTCCCATTGCACTGACATGCACTAAACTGACTGGCGCTGCCACTGAACGCTTAGTGCTCTTATGGAGCCACTCAGCACAGATGTGTTCAGTGTTTTCAttgacaaaaagaaaacaaatcacATACACTTATTAAATGTTCATATTTGTGCTGGCAGGGATTGTGTGTTGACAATGCGCCAATAATAATCCCACCACTTTGGATGCGGaagatatatgtgtgtgtgatccTCGTTATGATAATGAGCGTAATTATTTGTGGGAAAAGCGACTTATGgcatcacatatgtatatatgatttcATAAAATTAGTTATGTGAAATCATCCAAATTTAGTTTCCCcacttattttgaaaatttcggaaGATTAAAAACTAAACTCCAAAAGCTGAGGAGAAAGTGTTTTTTGTAAAACGTGCTTAATGTAGCAAAGCTGTAAATACGAAAGTTTTTGTACTTccatgaataaaaattattccaataaGTTTGGTTTCCTTATTGGTgagtttataaattatttattttagaccCTTTTAGGTGGAAAAATTACTcgtttgaatatttgaaattccTAATTGTACAACTGTGggactttttaataaatttctcgCAACCCATTcttcgaagttttttttttctgggttGGTTTGACATCTGAGCAAAATGTCACATCGAAATAATTATCAGCGTTTGTACACACTtgcctttctgaagtacataaagtacaTTCGCCAATATTTatgatgaatgaaaatattgaacaataaactttcattaaattttgtgtgctgaagcaaatttctggtgccgaaacgttcagaatgtagGAAAAGGCCcatggtgataattgtttgtggcggacaagtgtttttgattaatacaaattattcaaagagcgAGAATACTTTGATgtcgaataaaataaaataa comes from the Bactrocera neohumeralis isolate Rockhampton chromosome 2, APGP_CSIRO_Bneo_wtdbg2-racon-allhic-juicebox.fasta_v2, whole genome shotgun sequence genome and includes:
- the LOC126761560 gene encoding BTB/POZ domain-containing protein KCTD12, translated to MTEVIELNVGGVHYTTVLDTLLQEKSSQLHELFSNTDALVKDNKGRYFLDRDGVLFRYILDYLRDKQLSLPEGFREKQRLQREAEHFKLTGMLECLRNASDMRAPGCITIGYRGSFQFGKDGLADVKFRKLSRILVCGRVALCREIFGDTLNESRDPDHGGPDRYTSRFFLKHCFIEQAFDMLHERGFRMAGSCGSGTAGSVAEPKPGVDTEENRWNHYNEFVFVRE